The genomic DNA CGAGGCCAGCAGGAGCGCGGCGTCCTCGTTGTCGTCCACGAGCAGCAGGCGCGTGCCGGCTTTCGCGATTCGGTCCACCGAGGAGCTGCGGCGGCGCCGGACCCGCCGCTCGGGGGCGAGCAGGGGCAGCCGGACCACCGCGGTCGTGCCGCGCCCGAGCCCCTCGCTCTCGAGACGGACCTGGCCTCCGTGCTTCTCCACCAGGTTGCGCACGATGCTCAGCCCGAGCCCGAGGCCCCCGTCGGTGCCCTCCGGGTCGACCCGCGCGAAGGCGCGGAACAGGCGCGGTAGCGACGACGGCGAGATCCCACGCCCGTCATCGCGCACGAGCACCTCCACCCAGCCGCCCTCGCCCCGGGAAGCGACGGTCAGGTTTCCGCCTGGCGGCGTGTAGCGCGCGGCGTTCGTCAGCAGGTTGGCGAAGATCTGGGCGAGCCTGCGCGGGTCGCCGTCGACCCAGGCGTCGTCCGACACGCGCACGTCGAGGGTGTGGCGCCGCTGCTCCACGAGCGGGCTCGCCATCTCGATCGCCGCCCGCACCGCGTCCGCCACCGCCGTGGGCTCCCTCATCAGCTCGAGCGTCCCGCGCGTGATGCGAGACACGTCGAGGAGATCGTCCACGAGCTGCGTCACGTGGCGCAGCTGCCGGTCGACGATGGCCAGCTCGGGCGCGCTCGAGAGGCGCGGGTCCTCCGCCAGCACCTCGATCGCGGTGCGGATCGGCGCCAGCGGGTTGCGGAGCTCGTGCCCCAGGACCGCGAGGAAGTCGTCCTTCACCCGCACGGCTTCCTCCGCGCGGTCTCGCTCCTCGCGCAGCTGCCGCAGCACGTTGGCCAGGTGCAGCGCGGTCGCGGCGCGGCGCGCCAGCTCCTTCGCCACCGTCACGTCCGTGTCGTCGAAGCGCCGGGTCCCTTCGAACCCGAAGCAGAGCACCCCGAAGACCCGCTCCGGGCCGCTCAGCGGGCACGCGATCACCGCCTCCAGCCCGAGCCTCCGGATCCGCTCGAGGTCCTCCGGCTCGCGCGCCGCCTGCTCCCCCGACGACGACCCGTCGCTCTGGCGCATCACCACGACCTCGCCCGCGAGCACGCGGCGAGTCACGGACGATCTCCCCGGCTCCACCGGCCACCGCTCCGCCAGCTCGTAGCCGATCGCCACGCGCGTCGGATCCCGATCGGCCACGGAGATCCGTCGCAAGCGCTCCCCTTCGAAGAGATCCACCGCGCACCAGTCGGCCAGCTCGGGCACGACCAACCGCATCAGCTCCCGGAGCACGGCTTCCGTCTCGAGCCCGGACGCGAGCAGCTCGGACGCCTGCGCCAGCGCGGCCACCTGCCGGGTCCGTCGCGCGTTCTCGGCCATCTCCGTCAGGTCGCGGAAGACCACCACGACCTCGTCCCCTTCGGAGACCAGCGTCGCCTCGTACTCCATCCCGGTGGGCGCATAGCGCGACCGATAGCGAACCGGCCCGTGCGTCCGGAGCGCCTCTTCGAAGGCCTCCCCGAAGTCCGAGCCGCGAAGGTCGGGGTAGACCTCCCACACACAGAGCCCGAGGAGCGGCCTCGTGAGCGTCGCCGCGGCCGCCTCGTTGAGGTAGCGGCAGGTCCCATCCGCGGCGTACCCGATCACCGGGTCGCCGAGGTGCCGGAGCGCGCGATACGCGGACTCCTTCGAGATCTCTTCCGCCACCGCGCGGAAAGTTAGATCCGGATCGCCCCACAGCCAACGGGCTTCTCCTCTGGCTCGAGTGAGCCCCACGCGCCCACGCCGGCGCGAGTCCGGATTCGGCGCGCCAGCGGGAGCGGGAGCGGCATTGGGAGCGGCTGCGGGAGCCGCGGCACCGGGGGGCCGAGTCCGCCACCGCGTCCGCCTCCGCCTCCGCCTCCGCCTCCGCCTCCGCCGCCGCCTCCGCCTCCGCTACCGCCTCCGCTTCCGCTTCCGCTTCCGCGTCCGCGTCCGCGTCCGGGTCCGGGTCCGAGTCCGAGTCCGAGTCCGAGTCCGAGTCCGAGTCCGAGTCCGAGTCCGAGTCCGAGTCCGAGCCCGAGCCCGGGTCCGCGTCCGAGTCCGCGTCCGCGTCCGAGTCCGAGTCCGAGTCCGAGTCCGCG from Sandaracinaceae bacterium includes the following:
- a CDS encoding ATP-binding protein, whose translation is MAEEISKESAYRALRHLGDPVIGYAADGTCRYLNEAAAATLTRPLLGLCVWEVYPDLRGSDFGEAFEEALRTHGPVRYRSRYAPTGMEYEATLVSEGDEVVVVFRDLTEMAENARRTRQVAALAQASELLASGLETEAVLRELMRLVVPELADWCAVDLFEGERLRRISVADRDPTRVAIGYELAERWPVEPGRSSVTRRVLAGEVVVMRQSDGSSSGEQAAREPEDLERIRRLGLEAVIACPLSGPERVFGVLCFGFEGTRRFDDTDVTVAKELARRAATALHLANVLRQLREERDRAEEAVRVKDDFLAVLGHELRNPLAPIRTAIEVLAEDPRLSSAPELAIVDRQLRHVTQLVDDLLDVSRITRGTLELMREPTAVADAVRAAIEMASPLVEQRRHTLDVRVSDDAWVDGDPRRLAQIFANLLTNAARYTPPGGNLTVASRGEGGWVEVLVRDDGRGISPSSLPRLFRAFARVDPEGTDGGLGLGLSIVRNLVEKHGGQVRLESEGLGRGTTAVVRLPLLAPERRVRRRRSSSVDRIAKAGTRLLLVDDNEDAALLLASSLRRRGFAVTVAHDGPAALELVEQLAPHVAILDLGLPVMDGVELGTRIRERLGDGAPALVALTGYGQRGARERTAAAGFVHHLVKPVQIAQLTELLAGLARAGQ